In Panicum virgatum strain AP13 chromosome 5K, P.virgatum_v5, whole genome shotgun sequence, the genomic window TAAAATTTATCCAAACAACATTTCTAAAATTATCTAGATAAAAAAGTTTAGGAATGCAGAAACATGCATAAAGGGAAagattttggacaaaaaaaaggaaaaaggagttatttaaataaattttaagataaaaaatataattttgtaaACCAAGCATCTACATTAAATTAGATTACCCCCTTATACTCTTACATAGGTGTAGATTACCCCCCATGAGCTTTTAGACGGTGTACTTTTAACCTTAAACTCTCTAAATTGTGGAGAGCTTACCCCCTGCTCGCCTTAAGATTGCTTCAGTGCTGATTAATTTTGGTTTTTCCTCATAATATCCATGCCTGCTAGATAACTAAATAGACTTCTTTCCATATCAACCAACTATACGCAATTACGCATGGTATTTGCTTCCCTCTCCCGATCAAGACGAAATGAAGGACCCAAATCGATTTCTTCCTGTTTTAACTAATCGTGCTCCCTCTCACTCTGGAACAACTGCACAAATCGTAGTTCTTGGAGGTGACAAGGGAGACGATCAATCATGGGTTATGGAGAATGTTGCAGCTGGGATTTAAACGGACAACCAGAGCTCATCTACATGTTAATTCTTCTCGCATTTTTTTTTCGCTCGTCAATTGTAATATACAAATAAACATTTGCCGCAGGGATAATTCTTCTCAGATTTGAGCATCTTTAATTTTTGTTTGTGTAGGGTAGTAATGTTCCAGATGGGCAGGAATACTTGTATAGGCCAGCAGGGGGTATTCTCCACGGTTTAGAGAATTTAAGGTTAAAAGTACACTAGAGAATGGAGGTTTGAGTGTCGTATGATCTAACTCCAATGTGCGGAAACTAACTTATTAAAAAGTAGATAATTTTCAACCAATTGGAATATAAACAGTGTCGTAAGATCTAACTCCAACGCTCGCTCCTGATCAAAACTGCCTACTCCCTTTACACCAAAACCCGTAGTTCCTCCGATCAGCACAACCCGCCTACCTACAGCAGGAAGGCTGCGGACCATGCAAGGTGCAGCGACACGAACACGAGCCGACTCCCAACCCGAGCCGCAACGGGGTCACGGCTGCCGGAAGTCGCCGACGATGTGGCCACGCCATCCACGGCGCCGGGGTGGCCACCGGCGGTGCCATTGATCCAGACCAGGTGCTGCGTCGTGCGGCTCCTAACGCTGTCACAGTCCGCGACGCCGGCAAGCGAAACAACGCCCTCGAGGCCTTCCCGCTTGGTGTCGTAGCACAGCCCTTCGTTGCCGCCGACGCGAAGCTTCTTGCCCAGCCGCCACATCATCTCCTTGCCGAACGGTATCGGCCCCACCAGCCTGTTGCCGTCGACGCGGAGCTCGCTCGCCCTCTCCAGCCGCCGGAAGGTCGCCGGTATCACGCCGGTGAACTGGTTGCCGTCCAGCCGCAGCACCCGGAGCTCGCTCAGCTCCCCGATGGACTCCGGGATCGTGCCGGCCAGGCCCATTCCGGAGAGCACCAGCGTGGTCAACGCCGTGAGGCCGGAGAAGAAGCCGCCGGGCACCGTCGTGAACTGCATCTGGTTGTCGCTCAGGATCAGCGACCGCAGCGACGACAGCCGGCTGAGCGCAACCGGGATCGGGCCGGACAGCGCGTTGTGGCTGAGGTCCAGCAGCATGAGTTCGGGCAGGTCGCCGAGCGTGTCGGGTATCGTGCCCGCGAGGCCGTTCTGGCTGAGGTCAATCTTGAGCAGAGACCGGCACTGCCCGAGGCTCGCCGGCACCGGGCCCTGGAGCGCGTTGTGGCTGAGGTCCAGGATGCTGAGGCGCTGGAACTTGAACTGCGGCACCGGGCCGGCGAGGCGGTTGTAGCTGAGGTCGAGCATCTGGAGGTGGCTCAGGGACTGGAGGGTGGCCGGGATGGTGGAGGTGAGGTGGTTGCCGTGGAGGTCGAGCACGCGCAGCGCCCTGAGGTTGCCGAGCTCGGCGGGGATCGGGCCGACGTGGCCGTTCTGGCGGAGCACGAGGGAACGGAACGCGGGGCCGAGGCGGCCGAGCAAGGCCGCGATGGGCTGCGGGTTGCCCGTGAAGCAGCGGTAGAAGAAGAGCGAGCGGAGGTGCGGGAGCGCGAGCACGGCGGGCGAGAGCGTGGCGGCCGCCGCGTCGCAGGCCGGGAACGCCGTGTCGTCGGAGAGCGCGCCGAAGGCGAGGGAGACGACGTGGTAGACGTCGTGGCGGTCGGGCACGCACTCGATGCCGTGCCAGCGGCCGCGGCACACGTCCGGGATGCCCCACGCCCAGCCGTTGCCCGTGGCCGCCATCACCTCCTGCACGGCGCGCTGCTCGCCCGGGTCGGTGCGCGCCCGGTCCGAGAACCCCGTCTGCGGCGCGTTCACCAGCGCCGCGGCCGACGTGTCCGGCACCACCACCGTGAACTCggcgcggcagcgcggcggcagcagggcgCCGAcggccaacgccgccgccaccagcagcACCATGATCGGAGACCACGCAGGAAGCGCCGCCGAAGCCATCGGCAACGTGCTAAATTGCAACTAGCTCGATCGCCGGCGCCGCACGGGCGGAGAATGGCGCGCGTGGGAGTCGTGTCGTGTCATGGCcgttggaggctggagctggacggGAAGAGTGGCAGAGGGCGCAGGTTTTATAGTGTCAGAGGGGGCGGAGAGACGCGACGCAGAGCGCGCATTGAATTCAGAACCGGGAGAGTAAATGCTGGTCACGGGAAGGCGGAGAAGGGGAGTGAATGAACTGAGGATTTGCCTGCATTCAATTGGTTTCACGGGAAATCGGACCGAAGCGATAGTGCTCGCGTTCATCAATGGCATGGGGGCAGGGGCACCTCGCCTCGCCATCGAGCGTtccgggcgtcgccgtcgcgggcGATACCAACCGCTCGATCGTGTATCGTCTGATTTAGCTCAAGAGAACAAGCTGTTTAGCGTCATTGTTTGCCCTCTCAAGGCTTTTACGATCTGAATTTATGCGCAGGAAATGGAGATGACGCTGAGCCCTGAGCACTTCATCTTGTTTCTTGATCAAGCTGGCAATTTATGCGCAGCATTATGTGCATACTGAGACGGCTCTGCACCGTTCAGGATATAGTAACCATTGAAGCATTTGCATGGTACTGATGCCGCCGTGTCAATGCAGTGCTAACAGTGTCATACTGTCTCCTCTGTCACTGCTTATGCTTTGATGCTGTCAGGTCGACAGTCTACATTTTTTTCTAAAGACGTGGATCCATATACTTATTTCAGTTTACCTGGTCCGTTGTAGAACTCAAAAACAGTACAGGATGGAAAATGAGTGGAGGTTAAAAAAGAACTGCACAATGCAGATTGCTTTTACCTTGCTTTCGTCCAACCTCTGCAAACCCATATCAGAAACCCACCAGTAGTTTGGACTCTGCTTCTGTTGCATGCAGTTGCAGGCTCTGTCTCCGACTGCACTTCCTCTGTTACTTTGCAGTAGCAGGGCCGAATTGCTGCGCAGGcttagggcgcgtttagttgcaaaaccaaaaatttttggttgtCACATCATCTCTTTGACCAGATGTTGGGaggatttttcggacactaattaaaaaactaatttcagaactcacttg contains:
- the LOC120707468 gene encoding protein TOO MANY MOUTHS-like — protein: MASAALPAWSPIMVLLVAAALAVGALLPPRCRAEFTVVVPDTSAAALVNAPQTGFSDRARTDPGEQRAVQEVMAATGNGWAWGIPDVCRGRWHGIECVPDRHDVYHVVSLAFGALSDDTAFPACDAAAATLSPAVLALPHLRSLFFYRCFTGNPQPIAALLGRLGPAFRSLVLRQNGHVGPIPAELGNLRALRVLDLHGNHLTSTIPATLQSLSHLQMLDLSYNRLAGPVPQFKFQRLSILDLSHNALQGPVPASLGQCRSLLKIDLSQNGLAGTIPDTLGDLPELMLLDLSHNALSGPIPVALSRLSSLRSLILSDNQMQFTTVPGGFFSGLTALTTLVLSGMGLAGTIPESIGELSELRVLRLDGNQFTGVIPATFRRLERASELRVDGNRLVGPIPFGKEMMWRLGKKLRVGGNEGLCYDTKREGLEGVVSLAGVADCDSVRSRTTQHLVWINGTAGGHPGAVDGVATSSATSGSRDPVAARVGSRLVFVSLHLAWSAAFLL